A genomic window from Streptomyces sp. NBC_00234 includes:
- a CDS encoding (2Fe-2S)-binding protein: MTPSVPTPLTARTPPLTEPSAWHEIALTVNGRAVTAQVESRLLLSDFLRDRLGLTGTHVGCEHGVCGACTALVDDEPVRTCLTLAVQCAGTEIRTVEGLTTDDAPLTSVQRAFHECHGMQCGFCTPGFLMTTTALTERPDRPDEAQVADALSGHLCRCTGYRNIRRAVCQALDERFGK, encoded by the coding sequence ATGACCCCCTCCGTCCCCACTCCGCTGACCGCCCGCACGCCGCCCCTCACCGAGCCCTCCGCCTGGCACGAGATCGCCCTCACCGTGAACGGGCGGGCGGTCACCGCGCAGGTCGAGTCCCGCCTGCTGCTCAGCGACTTCCTGCGCGACCGCCTGGGGCTGACCGGCACCCACGTCGGCTGTGAGCACGGTGTCTGCGGTGCCTGCACCGCCCTCGTCGACGACGAGCCGGTGCGCACCTGTCTCACCCTGGCCGTGCAGTGCGCGGGCACCGAGATCCGCACCGTCGAGGGCCTCACCACGGACGACGCCCCCCTGACCTCCGTACAGCGCGCCTTCCACGAGTGCCACGGAATGCAGTGCGGCTTCTGCACCCCCGGGTTCCTGATGACGACGACCGCGCTGACCGAGAGGCCCGACCGCCCGGACGAGGCGCAGGTCGCCGACGCCCTGAGCGGGCACCTGTGCCGGTGCACCGGCTACCGCAACATCCGCCGTGCCGTGTGCCAGGCACTCGACGAGCGCTTCGGGAAGTGA
- a CDS encoding xanthine dehydrogenase family protein molybdopterin-binding subunit: MSHDSDPHRHGGGLIGRSVPRVEDDRLLRGQGRYVDDIALPGGVEAAFLRSPHAHARIESVDVRAALAAPGVVAVWTGEDVADLPAMLNKEELRTPPGLAELLDPVVRMTPMPLLAREKVLYVGQPVAVVFAENRYLAEDALELVEVGYAPLPVLVDPETSLSPEAPLLHEHLPDNTAVAVAARVGDPDAAFAGAHAVVSERFDAHRYVASPIETRAISAQVDPYSGRLTVWAGTQTPHRLRDAIAHTLGLAPASVHVIAADVGGGFGQKGILYVEELLVPHAARRLGRPVLWREDRNENLTASSHAREQIHHIELAADAEGHILAVRDRITVNFGAYNMTGLVVPYNSLCHLLGPYRVPHVDIDVTGVLTNTTFATPYRGAGRPETVFAMERAMDRLAVELGIAPEELRARNLVGPDEMPYATGLVDRSGSPQSYDSGDFPELLRRAVAKADVEAIRARQREGARDGRHVGVGFAMYIEATGLGPFETARIDLAPDGRVRLAIGAPSQGQGHRTSMAQIAADALGVPLGIIEVTGGDTEATPFGVGTIASRALVNAGNATHRAGRLVREKIIEAAARRLGVTADRLDLSDGVVAAKEPGGPSIGLAELAGRAPLPGVPEPTDGRHGTEISETVHFRPPGFAVASGAHAAVVEVDEHTGEVEILHYVVVHDAGNIVNPMIAEGQVTGGIAQGIGGALYEEMVYGPDGQPRTGTYMDYLVPTSSEIPDLDMDEIFTPSPMNDLGVKGLGEGGAIAPQAVLAGAVEDALRPFGVVVRRGPLSPSRVRELIRTADRP, from the coding sequence ATGTCCCACGATTCCGACCCGCACCGGCACGGCGGCGGCCTGATCGGCCGCTCCGTCCCCCGCGTCGAGGACGACCGGCTGCTGCGTGGCCAGGGCAGGTACGTCGACGACATCGCCCTGCCCGGCGGCGTCGAGGCCGCCTTCCTGCGCAGTCCGCACGCCCACGCCCGTATCGAATCCGTCGACGTACGGGCCGCCCTGGCCGCTCCGGGGGTCGTCGCGGTGTGGACCGGCGAGGACGTGGCGGACCTTCCCGCGATGCTCAACAAGGAAGAACTCCGCACCCCGCCGGGGCTCGCCGAACTCCTCGACCCGGTGGTCCGGATGACCCCGATGCCGCTCCTCGCCCGCGAGAAGGTCCTGTACGTCGGACAGCCCGTCGCCGTCGTCTTCGCCGAGAACCGCTACCTCGCCGAGGACGCCCTGGAGCTCGTCGAGGTGGGCTACGCCCCGCTGCCGGTGCTCGTCGACCCCGAGACCTCCCTGTCCCCCGAAGCCCCGCTGCTGCACGAGCACCTGCCCGACAACACCGCGGTCGCGGTCGCGGCCCGGGTGGGCGACCCGGACGCGGCGTTCGCCGGCGCGCACGCGGTCGTGAGCGAACGGTTCGACGCCCACCGGTACGTGGCCTCCCCGATCGAGACCCGGGCCATCTCCGCCCAGGTGGATCCGTACAGCGGCCGGCTCACCGTGTGGGCGGGCACCCAGACCCCCCACCGGCTGCGGGACGCGATCGCCCACACCCTCGGTCTGGCGCCCGCCTCGGTGCACGTCATCGCCGCGGACGTCGGCGGCGGCTTCGGCCAGAAGGGCATCCTCTACGTCGAGGAGCTGCTGGTCCCCCACGCCGCCCGCCGGCTCGGCCGCCCCGTGCTGTGGCGCGAGGACCGCAACGAGAACCTCACCGCGTCCTCGCACGCCAGGGAGCAGATCCACCACATCGAGCTGGCCGCGGACGCCGAAGGGCACATCCTCGCCGTGCGCGACCGGATCACGGTGAACTTCGGCGCCTACAACATGACCGGTCTCGTGGTGCCGTACAACTCGCTCTGCCATCTGCTCGGCCCCTACCGCGTCCCCCACGTGGACATCGACGTGACCGGCGTACTCACCAACACCACGTTCGCCACGCCATACCGGGGAGCGGGCCGCCCGGAGACGGTGTTCGCCATGGAACGGGCGATGGACCGGCTCGCCGTCGAACTCGGCATCGCGCCCGAGGAGTTGAGGGCCCGCAATCTCGTCGGCCCCGACGAGATGCCGTATGCGACGGGGCTGGTGGACCGCTCCGGCAGTCCCCAGTCCTACGACTCCGGGGACTTCCCCGAGCTGCTGCGCCGCGCGGTTGCCAAGGCGGACGTCGAGGCGATCCGCGCGCGGCAGCGCGAGGGCGCACGCGACGGCAGGCACGTCGGCGTCGGATTCGCCATGTACATCGAGGCCACCGGGCTCGGTCCGTTCGAGACCGCGCGGATCGACCTCGCCCCCGACGGCCGGGTGCGGCTCGCCATCGGCGCGCCCTCCCAGGGCCAGGGGCACCGCACGTCCATGGCGCAGATCGCCGCCGACGCCCTCGGGGTGCCGCTCGGGATCATCGAGGTGACGGGCGGCGACACCGAGGCCACCCCGTTCGGTGTGGGCACCATCGCGAGCCGCGCGCTGGTCAACGCTGGCAACGCGACGCACCGGGCCGGCCGGCTGGTGCGCGAGAAGATCATCGAAGCGGCGGCGCGCCGGCTCGGCGTCACGGCGGACCGTCTCGACCTCAGCGACGGCGTCGTGGCGGCGAAGGAGCCCGGCGGTCCGTCGATCGGGCTGGCCGAACTGGCCGGACGGGCACCGCTGCCCGGCGTCCCCGAACCCACGGACGGACGCCACGGCACCGAGATCAGCGAGACCGTGCACTTCCGGCCGCCGGGGTTCGCGGTCGCGAGCGGGGCGCACGCGGCCGTCGTCGAGGTCGACGAACACACCGGCGAGGTCGAGATCCTGCACTACGTCGTCGTCCACGACGCGGGGAACATCGTCAACCCGATGATCGCGGAGGGCCAGGTCACCGGCGGCATCGCCCAGGGGATCGGCGGCGCCCTCTACGAGGAGATGGTCTACGGCCCCGACGGCCAGCCCCGCACCGGCACGTACATGGACTATCTGGTGCCCACGTCCTCGGAGATTCCCGACCTCGACATGGACGAGATCTTCACTCCGAGCCCCATGAACGACCTCGGCGTCAAGGGCCTCGGCGAGGGCGGCGCGATCGCCCCGCAGGCGGTGCTGGCCGGCGCCGTCGAGGACGCACTGCGCCCCTTCGGTGTCGTCGTACGCCGGGGACCGCTCTCACCGAGCCGCGTGAGGGAGCTGATCCGTACGGCCGACCGCCCCTGA
- a CDS encoding SRPBCC family protein, whose amino-acid sequence MQLDHSFTVPAAPDDAWKLFLDLGRVAPCMPGAVLDTLDDDAFTGRVKVKVGAVQMSYRGEGTVTRDEAARSMHLDLSGSETRGAGTVSATVTATLVTDPAGTRVRVRTDLDITGRPAQFGRGIMTEVGDRIVQQFANRLEELLRDTGHGSGSTAPTGTGTPGALLPEPEAVDLGAAALPVLLRKAAAPVAAVLVAVVLIRTLRRRSRG is encoded by the coding sequence ATGCAGCTCGATCACTCCTTCACCGTCCCGGCGGCACCCGATGACGCCTGGAAGCTCTTCCTCGACCTCGGCCGGGTCGCCCCCTGTATGCCCGGCGCCGTGCTGGACACCCTCGACGACGACGCGTTCACCGGGCGCGTCAAGGTCAAGGTCGGTGCCGTGCAGATGAGTTACCGGGGCGAGGGCACCGTCACCCGCGACGAGGCCGCCCGCTCGATGCACCTCGACCTGAGCGGCAGCGAGACCCGCGGTGCGGGCACCGTGTCGGCCACGGTCACCGCGACGCTGGTCACCGACCCGGCCGGCACCCGGGTGCGGGTCCGTACGGACCTCGACATCACCGGCCGGCCGGCGCAGTTCGGCCGCGGGATCATGACCGAGGTCGGCGACCGCATCGTCCAGCAGTTCGCCAACCGCCTCGAAGAGCTGCTGCGGGACACCGGACACGGCTCCGGCTCCACGGCGCCGACGGGTACGGGCACCCCGGGGGCCCTCCTGCCCGAGCCCGAGGCCGTGGACCTCGGGGCGGCGGCGCTGCCCGTCCTGCTCAGGAAGGCTGCCGCACCCGTGGCGGCGGTGCTGGTCGCCGTCGTGCTGATCCGGACGCTGCGGCGGCGTTCGCGCGGGTGA
- a CDS encoding MarR family winged helix-turn-helix transcriptional regulator: protein MGMAASRPVDRDAVASVIEDWARERPELDTSPLEVLARLHRSFLRYSTRLTTSIDRHGLSVAGFDVLTALRRSGAPYRLTAGQLADSGLVSSAGVTLRIDRLEKDGLIVRERDADDRRVVYSRLTDKGLATVDTVFAEHLDNERRMLGGLSPSERRQLARLLRKLEESIVDSDEEPA from the coding sequence ATGGGCATGGCTGCATCGAGGCCGGTGGACCGGGACGCCGTCGCGAGCGTGATCGAGGACTGGGCGCGCGAACGGCCGGAGCTGGACACCAGCCCGCTGGAGGTCCTCGCCCGGCTGCACCGCTCCTTCCTGCGCTACAGCACCAGGCTCACCACATCGATCGACCGTCACGGCCTGTCCGTGGCGGGCTTCGACGTCCTGACCGCACTGCGGCGTTCGGGAGCTCCGTACCGGCTCACCGCCGGGCAGCTCGCCGACTCCGGACTGGTCTCCTCGGCCGGAGTGACGCTGCGGATCGACCGTCTGGAGAAGGACGGTCTCATCGTGCGCGAACGCGACGCCGACGACCGCAGGGTCGTCTACTCGCGTCTCACCGACAAGGGTCTCGCGACGGTGGACACCGTCTTCGCCGAGCATCTCGACAACGAACGCCGGATGCTCGGCGGCCTGTCCCCGTCCGAACGCCGCCAGCTCGCACGGCTCCTGCGCAAGCTGGAGGAGTCGATCGTCGACTCCGACGAGGAACCGGCCTGA